Within the Trueperaceae bacterium genome, the region GGCCGCAACGGGCGCCGCCGCCGTTCCGGCCTCCACGAGGGGGCCCGACGCGGGGCCCGACGCGGGGCCCGACGCGGGGCCCGCCGCCGGCGCGGAGCCCAACGGCGGGCTCGTGCCCGCCGCGCCGTCCGTGCGCCGGTTGGCCCGGGAACTCGGCGTCGACCTGCAGCGCGTCACCGGCACCGGCGCCCTCGGCCGCATCTCCGCCGCCGACGTGCGGGCCTTCGCCGACGCCGCCACCGCCGCCCCAACACCGGGGCCCGCGGCCGCCGCGCCGGCCACCGCGACAGGCGCCCCCGCCGGCGTCCAGGCCGGTGCCGCGCCGCTACCGGACTTCGGCCGCTGGGGCGCGGTCGTGAGGACGCCCATGAGCGGGATCCGCAAGGCCACGGTGCGCTCCATGACCACCGCCTGGGCGACCGTCCCGATGGTCACCCACTTCGACAAGGCCGACATCACCGAGCTCGAGCTCATCCGCAAGCGTTACCAGCCGAAGGTGGAGGCGGCAGGCGGCAAGCTCACGCCCACCGCCATCCTGCTCAAGGTCGTGGCGGGGGCGTTGCGGCGGTTCCCCGACTTCAACGCCAGCATCGACCTCGCCAGCCAGGAGATCGTGCACAAGCAGTACGTCAACGTGGGCGTGGCGGTGGACACCGACGCGGGCCTGCTCGTGCCCGTCATCAAGGGCGCCGATCGCAAGAACCTCATCGAGCTGTCGGTCGAGCTTGGCGAGCTGGCCGTGAAGGCGCGCGACCGCAAGCTGACCCCCGACGAGATGCAGGGCGGCAACTTCTCGATCTCCAACCTCGGCGGCATCGGTGGTCACGCCTTCACGCCCATCGTCAACCCGCCGGACGTGGCCATCCTCGGCGTCTCGCGCGCCAGCCACGAGCCCGTGTGGAGCCGCGAGACCGGGACGTTCGAGGCGCGGCTGCTGATGCCGCTGGCGCTCACCTACGACCACCGGCTGATCGACGGCGCCGCCGCGGCGCGCTTCCTGCGCTGGGTGTGCGGCGCGCTCGAGGAGCCGTTCCTGGTGGCCCTGGAGGGCTGACCCCGGCCAGGGGCGCTCTGACGCGGCGGGCCTCCTCGTTAGAGGCCCGCCGCGCCACGTTCCGGGGCCGCCCGCGCCGCTCGACCGAGGCGCACGCGCGCGGCTGACGGAGAAGGTTCACCCGGCTCTCACGCCCACGCGTGCTAGCATGCCCAGGTATGCCAGGCGTTTACAGCGTCCCCAACGGCGTGAACCCGGCGCCCGTCGGGGTGGAGCTGAGGGCGAGCGGCCTGGTGAAGCGCTACGGCAGGCGCAAGGTGGTCGACGGCGTCGACCTGGTGCTGCGCCGCGGCGAGATCGTCGCCCTGCTCGGACCCAACGGGGCGGGGAAGACCACCAGCTTCTACATGGTCGTCGGGTTCGTGCGGCCCAACGCCGGCCGGATCGTGCTGGGCGGCAACGACGTGACCAACTGGCCCATGCACCGCCGCGCTCGCGCCGGTCTCGGTTACCTCGCGCAGGAGCCCAGCGCCTTCAGGCGCCTCAGCGTCATCGACAACCTCCTCGCCATCCTCGAGTTCCAGGGCCTGACCCGCGCGGAGCAGGAGGAACGCGCCCAGGCGCTCCTCGAGGAGTTCCACATCGCCCACCTCGCGAAGAGCCGCGCCGACACGCTCTCGGGCGGTGAGCGACGCCGCCTCGAGATCGCCAGGAGCCTGACGGTGGACCCCGACTTCCTCCTGCTCGACGAGCCGTTCACGGGGGTCGACCCCAAGTCGATCCGCGAGATCCAGTCGATCGTTCACGACCTCAGGGACCGGCGCGGGCTCGGCGTGCTCCTCACCGACCACAGCGTGCGAGAGACGCTCGCCATCGCCGACCGGGTCGTGCTCATGTTCGACGGGCGCGTGCGCTTCGACGGCACGCCGGACGCGTTCGCGGCCGACCCGGACGTCCGCACCTACTACCTCGGCAACGAGTTCCAGCTCTAGGGGCGCGTCGAGGATGCCTCACGCCAGACCGACGGAGGGGGCACAGTGACCCTCATCAGCCTGCTCGTGCTGATGCTCGTCGTGCTGGCGGGCGTGATCGCCTACCTGGGCGACCGCCTCGGCACGTACGTCGGCAGGCGCCGCCTGAGCCTGTTCGGAGCGCGGCCGCGGACCACGGGCCAGGTCGTCGGCGTCCTGTCGGGCATCCTCATCATGCTCACCACCATCGGCGTCCTGGCGCTGGCGTTCCAGAACGCCACCCGGACGCTCCTCAACGTGCAACGCACGCTGGACGAGCTCAACCAGCTGCGGGCCCAGGAGCGCGTGCTGAGCCAGAACGTCGCTGACGCCAACCAGCAGCTCGCCGAGCTCAGGGCGCAGCTCGAGCGCGCGCAGGAGACCATCACAACGGCCGAGGGGCAGCGAGACGCCGCGCTCGAGGCACGCGACGCCGCCCTGGCCGAGCGCGAGTCGTTGACCGAGCAACGCGACGCCCTGGCCCTGCAGGTCGCGGAGGCCGAGGAGCGCGTGGCGCGCGCCGACGCCGAGGTGGCGTCGGCCGAGGAGCGATTGAAGGACACCCAGGCGATGGTGACCGAGGTGACCGCGGCGCTCACCGCGGCGCGCGGCGACCGCGACCGTGCCCTCGCGGAGGCCGAGGCCGCGCGCGTGGCCGCCGCGGCGGCCACGACCGAGGCCGCTGAGCTCGAGCAGGGGCTCGCCGAGGCGCGGGGGCAGCTGCGGGACGCCAACGACCAGCTCGCCGGCATGCAGGCCGCGTTGGTAGACGTGCAGTTCCGGCTCGCGCAGGCCGAGAACCAGGTCACGGAGGCGCAAGCCGAGCTGGCGACCGCTCAGTCGGCGCGCGAGACGGCCCTCGCCGACCGCGCTGCGGCGCTGCAGGACCGGGACGCCGCCCTGACCGACCGCGACGCCGCGCTCGCGGACCGCGACAGCGCCCAGGCCGCTCGCGACGAGGCCCTGTTGCAGCGCGCCGAGCTCGCAGAGCGTCTCGACGAGCTGAGCAGCGAGGTCGCCGTGCTAGAGGCCAACGCCAACGACCTGCGGCTCCAGGCGCAGGGCCTGCGCGACGAGAACCGCGGCCTGACGAACGCCAACGACGCGCTGGTGACGGAGAACGCCCGCATCCAGCTTCAGAACAACTCGCTGAGCGAGCTGAACGACAGGCTGGAGGCCGAGATCAGGCAGCGCAACGCGTCCGTGCTAGAGCTGCAGGGGACCGTCGACGAACTGCAGCGCGAGGTCGAGGCGCAGGCGCGCGACCTCGCCGAGCTGCAGCAGGAGTTCCAGCGCTTCGAGGGGGGCGAGGTCTACTTCGTGAAGGACCAGCTCATCTACTCGGGCGCCGTCCGCGCGCAGGAACCGGCCGCCATCCGCGACGAGCTGGCCGCCTTCATCAACGAGGCGACTGCCTTCGTGGCGCGCCGCGGCGTCGAGCGCCTCAGGGTGACCAGCGAGCAGTTCAACGCCCTGGTGGACGTCATCGGCCAGACGCCGGGCTCCGACCTGGTGCGGCTCATCTCGCCGAGCAACCAGATCAGCTCCACCATCGACGTCCTTGTCGAGGCCATCGAGAACACGGAACTGTTCGGGGCGGGGCAACTGATCGTCAGCCACGGCATGCACATGGGCTCGGCCGCCCTGCCCGCCAGCCAGGACGAGATCCGGGCGGCCATCGCTCAACTGAAGGCCGACGCCGTGCGCAAGCTCCGCCGTGCCGGGCTCGACGACGGCCAGCTGCCGGACTTCGGGGCGGTCACGGAGGACATGTTCACCAGCCTGCTATTGCGGCTCACCGGGCCGGTCACCATCGGCTTCGTGGCGACGGAGGCCGTGTGGCGCGCCGGCCCGGCGAAGCTGGAGCTCATGATCCTCTACTGATCACTTCTGCTTGAGGGCGTCGCGGATCTCCGTGAGCAGCTGCACCTCGGCGCTAGGCGCGGCCGGAGCGGGAGCCGGGGCCGGCTTCTCGAACTTCTTCTTCATGTCGTTGAACGCCTTGACGATGAAGAAGAGCACGAGGGCGATGAGCAGGAAGTTGATGACGGTGTTTATGAAGGCGCCGTACTGGATGACGGGGGCGCCGGCGGCGACGGCCTCCGCCACGCTCGCGTACTGGTCGGCGCCTCGCATGATGATGCCGAGGTTGCTGAAGTCGACGCCGCCCAGGATGAGGCCGATGATCGGCATGATCACCTCGTTGACCAGCGAGCTCGTGATGGCGCCGAACGCCCCGCCTATGATGACGGCCACGGCCAGGTCGAGCACGTTGCCACGGTTGATGAAGTCGCGGAACTCTTTCAGCATGTCGCCTCCTGAGGTAGTCGAGGGAGAGTCTACTCCGCCCGCCCCCCCCCCGCGCCCCCAATCGACTAAGCTTGGGTGGTGAGCACGGTTAGAGGGTCGACGATTCTCGTGGCCGACGACGCCGAAGGTCAACGGCTCGTCCTCGACATGTTGCTGAGCGTGGACGGCTACGAGGTGGTCGCCGTCGGCGACGGCAAGGCCGCCCTCGACTACCTGAAGGACAACACCCCGGACCTGGCCATCCTCGACTACCAGATGCCGCACCTGACGGGCGCCGAGGTCTGCCACCGCATGAAGCGCACCCCGCGCCTGAAGGACGTCCCCGTCATCATGCTGACCGCCTACCGCGACGACAGCATCGTCACGCAGGCGCGCATGTCGCACGCCGATCGCATCGTGTTCAAGCCGCTCGAGGGCAAGGACTTCCGCGCCACGGTGCGCGACCTCCTCGAGGCCAGATCACCCGGTCCGCTGCCGTAACGCCTCGTAGAGGAGGACCGCACCGGCCACCGACACGTTGAGGCTGTCCGCGGCCTCGGCGCGCATGGGGAGCCCGATCGTCTCGTCGACCCGGGCCGACCACCAGGGGCTCAGTCCGTCGTGTTCGCGCCCTAGGATCAACGCCACGCCGCCACGCAAGTCGGCGTCCCAGTGGCGCCTGGCAGCGCCGGGCGCGGTCGCTACCAGCTTCGCCCCGGCCGCGCGCAGGGCCGCGACCACCTGGTCCGCGCTGCCGACCCCGACCGGCAAGGCGAACGAGCTGCCCATCGCCGCCCTGACGACGTTGGGGCTCTCCAGGTCCACGCCGACCGCCGCCGAGCGACCCGCGCCGGCGACAACCTCGCCCCCCGGGGCGCCCGCCTCCAGCACGTCGGGACAGAGGAAGACGGCGTCGACGCCCACGGCGTCCGCGCTCCGCAACAGGGCGCCCACGTTGCCCGGCTTCTCCAACCCGACGAGCACCAGCGCCAGGGCCCCCGGACCCAGGCTCACTTGGGCGGGGGTCAAGCGCCGCGTCTCCGCCAGGAGCAGGGCCCCGTCCGGGTGCTCGCGCAGGCTCACACGGCGGAAGGCCGCTTCCCCGAAGGTGACGAGCTCTGCCCCGGCGGCAACGGCCTGTGCCGACAGCTCGCGCGCCAAGCTGGCCTCCAGCAGGGCGGGGGATGTCACGAGCAGCCGCGGCCTCACGCCGGCCGCCAACGCCCGCCGCGCCTCGCGGACGCCCTCCACGAGGAAGGTCCCGCTCCGCTCGCGCGCGCGGCGCTGCTTCAGCCCCGCCAGCTCCTTGACCAGGGGGTTCGCCGTGCTGTCGACGTGCCTGACGGTCATGGCGGCATCATATGCAGCGGGACGGGTTGTACACTCGGCCGCATGACCTCCGAACATCTCGTGTCGCCCGAGGAGCTCGCGCGCCTCTTGGCCGGCCCCGGGCCCGCGCCCCGGCTCGTCGACGCCCGCTTCCAGCTCATGGACCCCGCCTACGGCGAGGCCGCGTACGCCAGGGGCACCCTGCCGGGCGCGGTCCACCTCGACCTCGACAAGCACCTGGCCGGGCCCGTGGGACGCCACGGCGGCCGTCACCCGCTGCCCGACATGGAGGGCTTCGCGGCGCGGCTCGGTGCCATGGGCATAGGGAACGACGACCCGGTGGTCGTGTTCGATGACGGGGGCGACATGTACGCCGCGCGGGCGTGGTGGCTGCTCAGGTACGCGGGTCTGACCGACGTGCGGTTCCTCGACGGCGGGCTGAACGCCTACCTGGCCGGCGGCGGGCGGCTCGTGCCGCCGGGCCCGCCGCCCGCGCCGCGCCCCTTCAAGCTCTCGCTGCGCCCCGACATGGTGGTGGACGTCGGCTTCGTGAAGGGCGCGCTCGGGTCGAGCGACGTTCTCATCGTCGACGCCCGGGCCCCCGAGCGCTACCGCGGCGAGACGGAGCCGCTCGATCCCAAGGCCGGTCACATCCCGGGCGCAGTGAACCTCCATTACGCCGCCGACATGCTGAACGGGCGCTTCGCGCCCACCGCCACCCTGCGTGAGCGCCTGGCGGTGGCGGCCACGCGAGAGACGGTCGTGGCGTACTGCGGGTCGGGCGTGAGTGGTGCGCATCTGGTGCTCGCGCTGGAGTTGGCGGGTTACCCTGGGGCGAAGCTGTACGCGGGCTCCTGGAGCGATTGGTCGTCTTACGACCTGCCGGTCGCCACCGGAGACGAGGAGGGTTGACCGCTGCCGCCTGACGCGGTTGGGCCGGTCGTCGGCAAGCGGTTCGCCCCCTGCGCCACCGTGTGAGCGAACGGTGATTATCATGAGTGAAGTCATGGAGAGCAGGGTCAGCGTCGAACCGACCGTGAACCTCCCGGCCGAGCGGCTGTGGCGGGGCTACTTCCACGGCGCGCCCCACGGCATGGCGCTCTTCAAGGCGCTGCGGAGCGAAGCCGGTCGCCTCGACGACTTCCAGTGGTGCGACCTCAACGAGAGCGCCGCGACCGCGCTTGGCATAGTGGCGGCCGACGTCGTCGGCAGGTCCGCCAGGGCCGTGCGCGCCGGCGCCTTCGACCCGCGCGTGTTCAGGCGCCTCGTCACGGCGCACGTCACCAGGCGCGTGCAGGAGTTCGAACAGGTCCTGAACCGCGCCAAGGAGGTGACGGAGGAGCCGGGCGCGCGCGACCCGCGCGAGAACCTGACCTGGTACGCCGTGACCGTGATCCCCGTCGACGAGGATTACCTCGTCGTGCAGTTCCGTAGCATCACTCACTACAAGTCGGTGCTTCACCAGGCAGTCGAGCTGCTCAACCGCGACGACCTCACCGGCCTCGCCAACCGCCGCCACCTGAAGACGCGGTTCTGGGTCCTGCGCCGCCGCGGCGTGCAGATGGCCCTCCTCTACTTCGACCTGAACGGGTTCAAGGCCGTGAACGACACGTACGGCCACGAGGTCGGCGACCAGGTGCTGAGCATCATCGGTCAGCGCCTCACGGCCAAGGTGCGGCCCGACGAGATGGTGGCGCGACTCGGCGGCGACGAGTTCGCGGTCCTCCTCGCCGGGGGCGACCTGACGGCCGTCGACAGCGTCACGGGACGCCTCATCGAGGCGGTGGAGGAGCCCATCCACCTCGAGAGCGGCGCCGTGAGGCTCTCGGCCAGCGTCGGTGCGGCCCTGTACCCGGACGACGCCGAGTCGTTCGAGGCGCTGGTCAGCCGGGCCGACGCTCGCATGTACGAACAGAAGCGGCGCCGCACGCACCACTGACGCGCGCCCAGCGTCGGGGCGCGCCGCGCCGGCGCGTCAGGCCGGCGGGTCCGACCTGGGCCCGCGCTCGTAGAGGGAGACCGGCTGCCGCACGGCGCGCGCCCGCAGGTTGAAGAGTTCCACCATGATGCTGAACCCCATGGCGAAGTAGACGTACCCCTTGGGCACGTGCTGACCGAGCCCGTCCGCCACCAACGTCGTGCCGATGAGGAGCAGGAACGACAGCGCGAGCATCTTCACGGTCGGGTGGCGCTCGACGAACCCCGCCACGGCGTTGACGGACACCATCATGACCACGACCGCCACGATCACGGCCGTCACCATCACGCCGAGGTGGTCCGCCATCCCGACCGCCGTGATGACGGAGTCCAGCGAGAAGACGATGTCCAAGAGGACGATCTGGGTCACGACCCCCGCGAAGGACGCGGCCGCCTTCGTCGTGGACGCGTGCGCTGCGTGCGGCCCCTCGAGCCGCTCGTGGATCTCCTGCGTCGCCTTGAAGATCAGGAACACCCCGCCCACGAGGAACACGAGGTCGCGGCCGCTTATCTCCATGCCGAACACCTCGAAGAGCGTCGCCGTCAGGCCCGTGAGCCACGAGATGGAGAAGAGCAGCCCGACGCGCGTGATCATGGCCAGCGCCAACCCGACCAGCCGGGTCCGCTGCTGCTGCTCCGGCGGTAGCTTCCCCGACAGGATGGAGATGAAGACGATGTTGTCGATCCCGAGGACGATCTCGAGGACGGTCAGCGACGCGAGCGCCACCCAGGCTTGCGGACTCGTGAGCCATTCCATGCCCCCGATTCTCGGGCCAGCGGGCCGCCAACGCAAGCGGCGCGCCGTGACTCAATCGACGTCGCGCCGGAGGAACCACCAGTAGAGCAGCACCCCGAACAGGAGCGCGTAGCCCGCCATGACCAGCGCCGAGTGGCCGAGCGTGAGGCCGGTGCCGAGGAGTCCCGCCAGCGGCCCGAGGTCGCCCGCCTCCCCGGCACTGAGCTCCTTGAACCAGGCGGCGGCGGGTGCGCGCCCGGGCGCGTAGAGGTTGGCGGTGAAGAAGTACTCGGGCAGCGCCTTCCACGCCGCCTGCAGGCGGATGGCCTGGAAGACGGCGTTGAAGCGGTTGAGGGGCTGGACCTGCGAGATGGTGTTGATGACGGCGTAGAGCGTCTCGAGGAGGCCGGGGAGGAACAGCACCATGACCACCCCGAGGACCCCGGACCGGACGAGCGTGATGAGCAGGAACGCCAGGAGCACGGGCGCCAGGAGCTGAGCCGCCTGCAGGCCGTAGAGGCCGAGCAGGGGTAGCCAGTCGCCCTCCAGGCGGGTGGGCAGGAAGGTGGTGCCCACGAGCCCGAACAGGAACCCGGAGACGGCCGCACCGGCCATGAGGGTCGCGAGGGCCGCCAACGCCACGAAGACCTTGCCGCTCATGACTGCCACGCGCGACGGCTGCACCACCAGGACCGTCTTCCACATGTTCTGTGAACGCTCGTCGCCGATGAGCAGGGCGGCGACGAGGGTGACGGCGACGATGTAGAGGGTGGGGCTCGTGTAGGCGGGCCCGGCGAGCGCCAGGCGCACGAGGCCGAGGGGCGACGCGAAGAGCTGCAGTGTCTGGTCGACGACGCGGCCGTCGTCGGCGAAGGAGCCCGTCAGCGTCGTGTGGAGCACACGCGCCACCACCAGCGCCAACGCCGGGAGCAGCACCCAGTAGAGCGCCGCCAACACGTAGAGGCGCCGTTTCCTCACCACCTTGAAGGCCTCGGCCCGGACGACGTTCGAGAACTGGTTCATGCTGGCCTCCCGGCGGGATCGACGAGCCTGAGGTAGGCGGCCTCGAGGTCGTCGCCGTGCACGGCGGCGGCCACCACCTTGACGCCGTGCGCCGCCAGGTCGGACACGAGGTCGTCGGCGCGGTCGCGCGGCACCTGGGCCTCGGCGCCGTCGGAGCCGCGCGGCTCGAAGTCGTAGCCGAGAGCCGTCAGCGCCGCGGCGAGCGCGGCCTGGTCGGTCGCCCGCACTGAGTAGCGGACCCGTTGACCGTCCATGCGGTTGAGCAGTTGGGTCAGCGTCCCGTCGAAGCGCAGCACGCCCTTGTCGATGGCCAGGACGCGGTCGACGAGCTTCTGGACCTCGGCGAGGATGTGGCTCGAGACGAGGACGGTGGCGCCCTCCGTCGCCACGGCCCTGAGGGACTCGCGGAACTCGGCGATGCCCGTGGGGTCGAGGCCGTTGGTCGGCTCGTCGAGCAGCAGCACCTGCGGCCGCCAGAGCAGCGCGCGCGCCAGGGCGAGGCGCTGCCGCATGCCCTGCGAGTACGCCCTCACCCGCTTGCGGGCGGCGTCTTGCAGTTGGACGAACTCGAGCACCTCGTCGACCCGGGAGCGGGGCACGTCGCCGTGGAGCAGGGCGGCGTGCGTGAGGTTGTCGCGCCCGGTCAGGTAGGGGTAGAAGCTGGGTTCCTCGATCATCGTCCCCACGCGCCTGAGGGTGGGTCCGGGCACGGCGGCGCCGAGCACGGTGCAGGTGCCGGCGCTGGGCTTGACGAGGCCGGCGAGCATTCGCAACGTGGTCGTCTTGCCCGCGCCGTTCGGGCCGAGGAAGCCCACGATCTCGCCCTGCGTGACCTCGAAGCTGAGGTCGGACACGGCGGCGGCGCGGCCGTAACGTTTGGTCAACCCGTTGGCCGAGATGGCGATCATTCTGCCTTCCCCTCCCTGGTCATCAGGCTCTGGATGGCGTCGCGGGGGTGCTTGCCGCCGAAGACGACGGCGTGTACCTCGCGGCTGATGGGCAGGTCGATCCGGTGAGTCGGGCCGGCGCGGTGCACCGCCTCGACGGTGGGTACGCCTTCGGCGGTCATGCCGCTGGCCTCGAGGTCGGCCAGCGTCGCGCCATGCGCGAGGCTCACGCCCGCCCGGTGGTTGCGCGACGAGTCAGAGGCGCAGGTGGCGACGAGGTCGCCGACGCCCGCCAGGCCGTAGAACGTCGCGGCGCGGCCCCCGAGGCTGGTGCCCAGGCGCACGATCTCGGCCAGGCCGCGGGTGATCAGCGTGGCCTTCGTGTTGTCGCCGAGACCGAGGCCGTCGCTCACGCCGCAGGCGAGGGCGATGACGTTCTTCATGGCGCCCGCCACCTCGACCCCGACGACGTCGCTGCTCGTGTAGACGCGGAACGTCGGCTGCTGCAACAGCGCCTGCACGCGCCCGGCCAACCCGGCGTCCGCGCTGGCCACCGTGGTCGCGGCCGGCTTCCCCGCCGCGATCTCGCCCGCCAGGTTGGGACCCGACAGCACGGCCAGCGGGGTGGAGGGCAGCGACTCGGCGAGGACCTGCGACAGGCGCTTGAAGGTGGCGACCTCGAGCCCCTTGGAGCAGTTCACGAGCGCCGCAGGCAGGCCGCTGCGCCTGATGGACTCCCCGAGTTGCCGGAAGGCGCGGGACGGAACGGCGAGGAACGCGAGGGGAGCGCCGGCGAGGGCCTCGGCCAGGTCGCCGGTGGCGCGCACGAGCGGCCCGAGCGGCGTGCCTGGCAGGTACTGGTCGTTGCGGCCCGTGGCGGCGATGGCCGCGGCCTGAGCCTGACGCTGCGCCCAGAGGACGACCTCGTGACCGTTGCGCGCCAGCAGGGAGGCTATGACCGTGCCCCAGGCGCCGGCGCCGAGGACGGCCAGTCGGGGGTGCGAGGGTGAGTTGCGTGACACGGGCACAGGCTACCAACTGGTGATAAGGTTGCTCCCGTTGCCCGACAGCGGCCGCGCTCGCCGCGCCCGCCGCTGGGGCCAGGCGGAGGGAAGATGCCTACCTACCTGTATCGCAACCTGATGACGGGGGAGACGTTCGAGTACGAGCAGAGGATAACGGACGACGCCCTCACGGTGCACCCCGAGACGGGCCAGCCGGTGAAGCGGCTCATCCAGCCGGTGGGCATCGCGTTCAAGGGCAGCGGCTTCTACGTCAACGACACGCGCAAGGGCGCGGCCGGCAAGCATGGCGCCCACGGCGCGACCGCCGCGCCGGCCGACGCGGGTGGCGGCCACGACGCCGGCGGCGCCGGCAAGGAACCCGGNNNNNNNNNNNNNNNNNNNNNNNNNNNNNNNNNNNNNNNNNNNNNNNNNNNNNNNNNNNNNNNNNNNNNNNNNNNNNNNNNNNNNNNNNNNNNNNNNNNNCGCGGCTAGCGGCGCGCCGGCCGGAACCGCACCTCGAACAGCTTGGGCCATAGCTTGCCGGTGAGCAGGAAGTTGCCGCTCGAGGCGTCGTAGGCGATCCCGTTGAGCACCGCGTCGGGGGCCGTCTGCCCGAGCGAGGCACGCAGCGGTGCTGCGTCGATCACGGCGGTGACGGTGCCCGTGGCGGGGTCGATGCGCAGGACGTCGTCGCTGTACCACACGTTGGCGTAGACGGCGCCGTCCACGCACTCCAGTTCGTTCAGCTTCGTGACGGGCTTGCCGGCCAGGCGAACCTCGGTGCGGCCCAGCACCGCGAAGTCGTCGGGCCGGCGGCGCGTGAGCGTGGCGCTGCCGTCGCTCATCCATAGCGACGTGCCGTCGTAGCAGAGGCCCCAGCCTTCGCCGTCGTAGCGCTGGCTGCCGGTGGGCTCGAACGTCACCAGGTCGTAGCGCAGCAGCAGGCCGTCCTGCCAGGTGAGCTGCAGCAGCTCGCCCTCGACGAGCGCCAGTCCCTCGCCGAAGAGGTGAGCGGCCAGCGGGCGGCTCCTCACCACCGTGCCGTCCAGCTCCGTCTGGCGGAGGCTCGAGGCGCCGTGGAGGCCGGTGCTCTCGTAGATGGCTCCCTCGTGCCACACGAGTCCCTGCGTGAACGCCCGGCTGTCGTGCGGATGGCTCGCGATGACTTCAACGGCCAGGCGCTCGGGACCCGGTCCCGAGCAGCCGACCAGGCCGAGGGCGGTGACCGCCGCGGCTACGAGCGGGGCCGCGAGACGCGCTGCGAAGCGCCGCGTCATGGCCGCCGCGCCTCCGCTGCCAGCACGGGCGCCACGGCGCTCCACACCGCGGCTGCCACGTCGTCGGGGCCGAGCGAGGCGTCGATCGTCACCCACCTCCCACCGATCTGCCTGTCCGCCAGCGCGAGGAAACCCGCCCTGACGCGACGGTGGAACTCCAGCCCCGCCGCCTCCAGCCGGTCGCTCTCGGAGCGTGCCGAGGCGCGGTCCAGACCCAAACCGGGCTCCACGTCCAGGAGGACCGTCAGGTCGGGCGTCAGCCCATCGGTCACGCGGCGGTTCAGATCGTCGACCAGGTCGAGGTCGAGGCCGCGACCGTGCCCCTGGTAGGCGACCGAGGCGGCCGTGTAGCGGTCGGAGACGACGTCACGGCCCGCCGCCAGCGTCGGCGCGATGACCTCCGCCACGTGCTGGGCGCGGGCGGCGGAGTAGAGGAGGAACTCGGTCAGGGCGTCCACCCGCAGCCGGGGGTCGAGCACCACGTCCCTTATCGCCTCGCCGGCGGGGGTGCCGCCGGGTTCGCGGGTGAAGAGCGGGTCGCGCCCCAGGCCGCGGAGCCTGACCTCGAGCAACCGGAG harbors:
- a CDS encoding TerC family protein — translated: MEWLTSPQAWVALASLTVLEIVLGIDNIVFISILSGKLPPEQQQRTRLVGLALAMITRVGLLFSISWLTGLTATLFEVFGMEISGRDLVFLVGGVFLIFKATQEIHERLEGPHAAHASTTKAAASFAGVVTQIVLLDIVFSLDSVITAVGMADHLGVMVTAVIVAVVVMMVSVNAVAGFVERHPTVKMLALSFLLLIGTTLVADGLGQHVPKGYVYFAMGFSIMVELFNLRARAVRQPVSLYERGPRSDPPA
- a CDS encoding ABC transporter permease; its protein translation is MNQFSNVVRAEAFKVVRKRRLYVLAALYWVLLPALALVVARVLHTTLTGSFADDGRVVDQTLQLFASPLGLVRLALAGPAYTSPTLYIVAVTLVAALLIGDERSQNMWKTVLVVQPSRVAVMSGKVFVALAALATLMAGAAVSGFLFGLVGTTFLPTRLEGDWLPLLGLYGLQAAQLLAPVLLAFLLITLVRSGVLGVVMVLFLPGLLETLYAVINTISQVQPLNRFNAVFQAIRLQAAWKALPEYFFTANLYAPGRAPAAAWFKELSAGEAGDLGPLAGLLGTGLTLGHSALVMAGYALLFGVLLYWWFLRRDVD
- a CDS encoding ABC transporter ATP-binding protein encodes the protein MIAISANGLTKRYGRAAAVSDLSFEVTQGEIVGFLGPNGAGKTTTLRMLAGLVKPSAGTCTVLGAAVPGPTLRRVGTMIEEPSFYPYLTGRDNLTHAALLHGDVPRSRVDEVLEFVQLQDAARKRVRAYSQGMRQRLALARALLWRPQVLLLDEPTNGLDPTGIAEFRESLRAVATEGATVLVSSHILAEVQKLVDRVLAIDKGVLRFDGTLTQLLNRMDGQRVRYSVRATDQAALAAALTALGYDFEPRGSDGAEAQVPRDRADDLVSDLAAHGVKVVAAAVHGDDLEAAYLRLVDPAGRPA
- a CDS encoding NAD(P)-dependent glycerol-3-phosphate dehydrogenase — its product is MSRNSPSHPRLAVLGAGAWGTVIASLLARNGHEVVLWAQRQAQAAAIAATGRNDQYLPGTPLGPLVRATGDLAEALAGAPLAFLAVPSRAFRQLGESIRRSGLPAALVNCSKGLEVATFKRLSQVLAESLPSTPLAVLSGPNLAGEIAAGKPAATTVASADAGLAGRVQALLQQPTFRVYTSSDVVGVEVAGAMKNVIALACGVSDGLGLGDNTKATLITRGLAEIVRLGTSLGGRAATFYGLAGVGDLVATCASDSSRNHRAGVSLAHGATLADLEASGMTAEGVPTVEAVHRAGPTHRIDLPISREVHAVVFGGKHPRDAIQSLMTREGKAE
- a CDS encoding glutaminyl-peptide cyclotransferase — translated: MTRRFAARLAAPLVAAAVTALGLVGCSGPGPERLAVEVIASHPHDSRAFTQGLVWHEGAIYESTGLHGASSLRQTELDGTVVRSRPLAAHLFGEGLALVEGELLQLTWQDGLLLRYDLVTFEPTGSQRYDGEGWGLCYDGTSLWMSDGSATLTRRRPDDFAVLGRTEVRLAGKPVTKLNELECVDGAVYANVWYSDDVLRIDPATGTVTAVIDAAPLRASLGQTAPDAVLNGIAYDASSGNFLLTGKLWPKLFEVRFRPARR
- the tmk gene encoding dTMP kinase → MSQESGAGRGRFVVFEGPEGAGKSTQLRLLEVRLRGLGRDPLFTREPGGTPAGEAIRDVVLDPRLRVDALTEFLLYSAARAQHVAEVIAPTLAAGRDVVSDRYTAASVAYQGHGRGLDLDLVDDLNRRVTDGLTPDLTVLLDVEPGLGLDRASARSESDRLEAAGLEFHRRVRAGFLALADRQIGGRWVTIDASLGPDDVAAAVWSAVAPVLAAEARRP